The Sphingobium sp. JS3065 genomic sequence CAATATCATGAACGGCACGGTCGGCAGCAGCGGCAGGAAAGCCCCGATCGCCCCCAGGCCAAGCGACAGCAACCCGCAAACCAGATAGAAATGCCGCCGCATCAGGCCGCAGGCAGCCGCAACCGGACCAGCGCGCCGCCCAGATCCTCGCTTTCCTCCAGAGCGACCGACCCGCCATAGATTTCCGCGACATCCCGCACGATGGCCAGGCCAAGGCCCGTGCCCGGCTTCCCCGAATCGAGCCGCACGCCCCGGTCGAAGATGCGCGTCCGATCCACCTCCGGAATCCCCGCGCCGTCATCCTCGACCAATATCTCGACCATCGCTCCATGGCGCCCGACCGTCGCGAACACGCTGCCGCCGCCATATTTGGCGGCATTCTCGACCAGATTGCCCAGCATTTCGTCCAGATCCTGCCGCTCGACCCGGACGGCAGCGTCCTTCACGCCATCCATGTCGATCCGCACATCGGGATAGAGCCGCTGGACCGCCCGCTCGACCGCCTCCAGGCTGGTCCACACCTCCGCCCGGCTCTGCGCCGCGCCGCGCCGTCCCACGGCGCGGGCGCGGGCGAGGTGGTGGTCCACCTGCCGCCGCATCGTCGTCGCTTCCCGGATCACCGTGTCTCCCAGATCGGGCGATTGCGCGGTCGCCGCGTTCATGATCACCGTCAGCGGCGTCTTGAGCGCATGGGCGAGGTTGCCCGCATGGGTCCGCGCCTCCTCCGCCTGCCGCTCATTATGGGCGAGCAGGGCGTTCAGTTCCTCGACCATCGGCAGCACTTCGGCGGGCATCGGCTCCGTCACGCGGTTCTTCTCGCCGCCGCGCATCCGCACGATCTCATGCCGCACCTTGCGCAGCGGCAACAACCCGTAAAGCGTCTGCAACGTCGCCAGCACGATCAGCCCCAGCGCCAGCAACGCGAAGCTCTGGAACAGGGTCGAGCGCAATGTCTTGATCTGCGCGTCCAGCCCTTCGCGCGCCTGCGCCACCATGAACATCCAGCGCGTGTTCGATCCCGGCAGGATGATGCTGCGTTCCATGACGCGCAGATCCTCGCCGGGGAACTGGTTGCTGTCATAAAAATGCGGCGCGTCGTCCTTATGCTCCGCCTGCACCTTGAGCGCCCGGTCCCACAGCGACCGCGACCGCCAATCCTCATGCCCCTTGCCGCTGATCTGGTAATAAAGGCCGCTATTGGGTTCCAGAAAGCGCTGGTCGGCGGGTTCCCGGTTGAACAGAACCTCTCCGTCCGGCCCGATTTCGGCCGACGCGATCATGGCGGTCAGCACATAGTTCATGCCGTCGTCGAAATTGCGCGTGATCGCGTCGGACAGCACCCGATCCAGCGCCAGCCCGCCGCCCAGCAGCAGCAGGCTGATCCACAATGCCGCGATGCCGATCATGCGGCGGCTGAGCGATCCCGTGGAGGTAACTTGGGGCTGGTCAGTCAAAGACGCAGAAGCCTTTGTTTCCGTTCGCCCTCAGCTTGTCCAAGGGCCGCGCTCTTCTTTGAGAAGAAAAACAGGGCTTCGGCAAGCTCGGCCCGAACGGAAGGTGAGTGATTACCGCCCCGGCTCGTCGAGGCTGTAGCCCAGGCCCCGGATCGTCGTGATGACATCCGCGCCCAGCTTCTTGCGGATGCGCGTCACGAACACCTCGATCGTATTGGAATCGCGGTCGAAATCCTGGTCGTAAATATGTTCGATCAGTTCGGTGCGGCTCACCACCTTGCCCTTGTGGTGCAGCAGGTAGGAAAGCAGCTTATATTCCTGCGCGGTCAGCTTCACCGGCTCGCCCTTCAGCGTCACCTTGCCCGACCGCGTGTCCAGCCGGACATCGCCGGCGTTCAATTCGCTCGACGCATTGCCCGAAGCGCGGCGGATCAGCGCGCGCAGGCGGGCGATCAACTCCTCGCTCTGAAACGGCTTGGCCAGATAATCGTCCGCGCCCGCGTCCAGACCCGCCACCTTGTCCGACCAGCTATCGCGCGCGGTCAGCACCAGCACCGGAAATCCCCGGCCTTCCTTGCGCCAGCGGTCCAGCACGGTCAGCCCGTCGATGGTCGGCAGGCCCAGGTCCAGCACCACCGCGTCATAGCTTTCCGTCGTGCCCAGAAAATGGCCGTCTTCCCCATCGGTCGCCAGGTCCACGGCATAGCCCGCGCCCTCCAGCGTATTGCGGAGCTGTTGCCCAAGGCTAGGTTCATCTTCGACGATCAGCAGACGCATATAGCCCCGTTTCCGTTATTATGCCTGTAAGCGCGACTAACGCGCCCAGCCGATTATATCGCCCGTGCGACCGTCCGCATCAACCCATAGCACCTTGCCGTCCTTCACATATTTCAGGCGATAGCGGTTGGATGAAGGGTTGAATTCGCTGCCCAGATAGGTCGCCCCGCCCATGGCGGCGTCGACCCGGCGCTTGATGACGGAAAAGGGCATGACCTGCCCGTCCAGCATGGCGCGCCGGGCGGCATCCTGCTCGTCGCGCTGGCTGCTGGAATAAGCGGCGGGATTCGTGACGAAAAGCGCCGCCATGGCTCCCAGGCCCGCAATCAGTCTGAACCGCATCATTCGCATGACCTTGGCATAGCCGCGCAGCATTGAACAGGTGGTGAATGGGATAATGGGTGGAAGGCGGGCGTTCAGTTTTCCGTTCGGGCTGAGTCCTTCGTCTGCCTGCCAAGGCAGGCGCTCAGGATAAACTTGCCTCCGGCAAGTCGAAGCCTTCAGCCGAGCGGAGCGAGGCTTCCATGCTTCGCCTCCGCTCAGCAGAGCCCTTCGACTTCGCTCAGGGCGAACGGATATCTAATGTCAGCAACTGGCCACTTCCCACCACAGCGCGCCTTATTTCTCCAGCGCGTACTGAACCGTCAGCGTCACCGAAGACCCGACCTGTCCCGGCTCGACCGGCGTGGCGGGCGCCGCATCCGCCTTGAACTGCGCCCTCACCATCATCGGCATGGGCGGCTGGCCGCCGCTGTTGCTCTCCGCCAGCGAAACCAGCCGCGCCGATCGATAACCCGTTGCCTGCGCATAGAAATCCGCCTGCGCCTTCGCGCTCTTCAACGCCGCGGCCCGCGCCTGCGCCAGCATCGGCGTCGGATCGTCGATCGAGAAGCTAGGCCCGTTCACATTGGTCGCCCCGGCCTCCACCATCGTGTCGAGCAGCGTGCCGACCTTCTTGATGTCGCGCAGCTTCACCGAAAGCTGGTTCGACGCCTCATAACCGATGAAGCGCGGCCCCGAAGGCTGTCCGTCGCGATTGCTGTAATCATATTGCGCGCTGAGGTTGATGCCGCTGGTCTGGATATCCTTCTTCGGGATTCCCGCCTTCACCAGCGCGGCGATCAGCTTGTCCATCTGCACCGCATTGTCGCGCATCGCCTGCGCGGCGGTCTGGGCGCGGGTCTGGACCCCGGTGCCGACCGTCGCCACGTCCGGCGCGGCTTCCACGGTTTCCGTAATGTTCAACGTCACGACCGGCGCGGTTTCGGCAATGGTGACGCTGGTCTGCGCGACCGCCGCGACGGGCAGGGCGGCGCCAAGGGCGGCCAGGACAAATGTTGATTTCACAGGGCTTTCTCCTCAAGAAGCGTTGCACGTCTATTGTGACGGCTGCGATGAACGGACGCTGACATGCGTTGAAAGCCGTCAGACAGCTTCCGGTTCCCCCTCTTGCCCCGGCCCCTGAGAAAGCCTAGCTGCACGCCCATGGCGGCTCCTATCCTTTCCTTCGAAAATCTCGGCCTTTCCCAGGGCACCCATTGGCTTTTCCGCAATCTCGACATTTTCGTCGGAGAACGCGACCGGCTGGCGCTGATCGGCCGCAACGGCGCGGGCAAGACCACGCTGCTGAAGCTCATCGCCGGCCAGATCGAACCGGATGAGGGCAACCGCTCGGTCCGCCCCGGCGCCCGCGTCATCATGCTGGAGCAGGACCCCGACGTCAGCGGTTTCGCCACGCTGCGCGATTTCGCGCTGGCGGGCCAGTTCGCGCCGCCCGCCCATGAGGTGGACGCCATCGCCAGCCAGCTCGGCACCGATCTCAACCGCGAAGCCGCCACCGCCAGCGGAGGCGAACGCCGCCGCGCCGCCATCGCCCGCGCCCTGGCCAGCGAACCCGACCTGCTGCTGCTGGACGAGCCGACCAACCATCTCGACATCGACGCCATCGACTGGCTGGAGGGCTGGCTCAGCCGCTATAACGGCGCCTTCATCGTCATCAGCCACGACCGCGCCTTCCTGACCCGCCTGACGCGCCAGACGCTGTGGCTGGACCGGGGCGGCATCCGCCGCAACGAAATCGGCTTCGGCGGTTTCGAGGAATGGATGGAAGCCGTCTATGCCGAGGAAGCCCGCGCCGCCGAAAAGCTGGACGCCAAGCTGAAGATCGAGGCCCATTGGCTGGAACGCGGCGTCACCGCCCGGCGCAAGCGCAACCAGGGCCGTCTCGCGAAACTCTGGGAAATGCGGGCGCAGCGCGCCGCCATGGTCGGGCCGCAGGGCGTCGCGAAAATCGCCGTCGCCAGCGACGACAACAAGACGAAAAGCGTCATCACCGCCGAACATGTCACGAAAAATTTCGGCGACAGGACCGTCATCAAGGATTTCTCCCTGCGCATCCAGCGCGGCGACCGCATCGGCATCGTCGGCGGCAACGGCGCGGGCAAGACCACGCTCTTGAAGCTGCTCACCGGCGAACTTGCGCCCGACTCCGGCCAGGTCAAACAGGCCAAGTCGCTCGACATGATCTTCATCGACCAGCAGCGCAGCCTGATGCAGCCCGACAAGCGCGTCCGGGACGTGCTGGCCGAAGGCGGCGACTGGATCGACGTGCGCGGGGTGCGCAAGCATGTGCACGGTTATCTCAAGGAATTCCTCTTCGACCCCTCGCTGGCGGAAGCGAGGGTGGGGACGCTTTCGGGCGGTGAACGCTCCCGCCTTCTGTTCGCGCGCGAATTCGCCCGCGAATCGAACCTGCTGATCCTGGATGAGCCGACCAACGACCTCGACCTCGAAACGCTCGACCTGCTCCAGGAAGTGATTGCCGATTATGAAGGCACGGTCCTGATCGTCAGCCACGACCGCGACTTTCTCGACCGCACCGTCACCGTGACATTGGGCCTCGACGGCTCCGGCACCATCGACGTGATCGTCGGCGGCTATGCCGATTGGGTCGCCAAGCGCCAGCCGAAGAACGCGCCCAGGGCCGAGAAGAAGGCCGCCGCGCCGCCGCCGCAGAAAACCGCCTCGACCAAGCTCAGCTACAAGGACCAGCGCGACTACGACCTGATCCCCCAGCGCATCGAGGAGATAGAGGCCGCCATCGCCCGCGACGAGGAAGCGCTGGCCGATCCCAATCTCTACAGCCGCGACCCGAAGAAATTCGACACGCTCACCAAGGCCATCGAAAAGGCCCGCGCCGAAAAGGACGCGGCGGAGGAACGCTGGCTGGAACTGGCGGAAAAGGCGGAAGGCCTGGGCGCTTAGGCCTTGCGCCTATCCCCTCATCTGATAGCCAGGACAGCCAGTCTGGGGAAAGCGCATGGAACAGTCCGCGACGATGCAGGACAAGGACATGATCGACGGCCATCATGCGGTCCATTATGTCAACCGCGTAGGCTGGCTGCGCGCCGCCGTTCTGGGCGCCAATGACGGCATCGTCTCTACCGCCAGCCTGCTCACCGGCATCGCGGCGTCCGGCGCGGCGCGGGAGACTATCCTGCTTTCCGGCATAGCCGCGCTGGTCGCCGGGGCCATGTCTATGGCGGCGGGCGAATATGTCTCCGTCAGCGCCCAATCCGATACGGAGCGCGCCGATCTGGCCAAGGAAAAGAAGGCGCTGGCCCAGCAGCCGCATGTGGAATGGGAGGAACTGCGCGACATCTATGCCGCTCGCGGGCTGACACCGGACCTTGCCGGTCAGGTGGCGACCCAGTTGATGAATGTCGACGCGCTGGCCGCCCATGCGCGGGATGAACTGGGCATTTCCGAAATCAGCACCGCCCGCCCGATCCAGGCCGCGCTGACATCCGCCGCGACCTTTTCCGTCGGAGCCGTCGCGCCCGTATTGGCGGCGGTGGCCAGCCCATCCCATGCCATCATGGCCGTTGCGGTCACGTCCCTGCTTTGCCTGGCCGTGCTGGGCTATATCGGGGCGCGGCTCGGCGGCGGCGGGATCGTGCGCGCCGTCGCTCGCGTCGTCTTCTGGGGCGTGTTCGCGATGCTGGCGACCTCCGGCGTGGGCAAGCTTTTCGGAGCGGCAATTTGACGGCGCGACCCGCCGCCTGTTTTTCAAGGAGATGATATGATGACCGATATTCAGCAAATCCCGCTCAAGACCATCAAGGGCGCCGACGCCAGCCTGACCGACTATGCCGGCAAGGTGGTGCTGGCGGTCAATGTCGCCTCCAAATGCGGACTGACCCCGCAATATGAGGGGCTGGAAAAACTCTATGCCGATTACAAGGATCGGGGGCTGGTGGTCGCCGGATTCCCCGCCAATGATTTCGGCGCGCAGGAGCCGGGCAGCAATGAAGAGATCGCGACCTTCTGCACCACCAATTTTGGCGTCGATTTCCCGATGTTCGAAAAGATCGTCGTCACTGGCCCGGAAAAGCACCCGCTCTACGCCGCGCTGACCAACGCCCAGCCGGAAGCGCAGGGCGACGGCGCCGCCTTCCGCGAAAAGCTGCAAGGCTATGGCATCACGCCCAATCCCGAACCTGAAGTCCTGTGGAATTTCGAAAAATTCGTGATCGGCAAGGACGGGAGCGTGGTTGCCCGTTTCGCGCCGACGACCGCGCCCGATGACGCCGCCCTGATCGCCGTGATCGAGGGTGAACTCGCGAAATAGGGATTCCCGCTTGAGATGGCTCGACAGAAGCGGCTGACGGCGGTTAACTCCGCCCATGCTGCAACCTGCCATCGCCTTTCACCAGATCGGTCCGGTCCTCGAAACGCTGAGCATCGTCGGCATTTTCGTCTTCGCTGCCTCCGGCGCGCTGGCGGCGGCGCGCCTGAGGCTGACGATGGTGACCTTCGCTTTCTTCGCGCTGGTGACGGGGGTGGGGGGCGGCACGGTCCGCGACCTGCTGATCGGCGCGCCGGTCTTCTGGGTGCATGACGCAGTGCCCGCCATCACCTGCATGATCGCGGCGCTGCTCGTCTGGTTCACGCCGCGCCGCCTGTGGAGCGAGCGCGCCCTCGACTGGCTCGACGCCGTGGGCCTGACCGCCTTCGCCGTCTATGGCGCGGCCAAGGCGATGAGCTATGGGGTTCCGCCCTTCGTCGCGGCGATGATGGGTATCGTCACCGGCTGCGTCGGCGGCATCATGCGCGATCTGCTGGCGGGGGAACCGTCGATCCTGTTGCGTCCGGAACTTTATGTGACGGCGGCGGCGCTGTCGTCGGGCCTGTTCGTGGTGCTGCACTGGTGGGGGCTGGACGTTCCCGTCGCCGGGCTGATCGCCGCGCTGCTCGGTTTCCTGCTGCGGGCGGCGGCGATCTGGCGAGGTCTCGGCCTGCCGCATTACAAGGCCTGATCCTCCCACAGGGAGGATCTGGACAGGTCCGTCTCCCGCCCTACCGCCAGAAGCCCAGCAGCACGGCCATCAGCCCCCGCTCATCCGCGGCCTTCGCCACTCGCGGCGCGCCATAGCCGCGGCATTCCAGGCAATCCGCCCGCACTCCGGCGCCGCTCACCAGCGCGCGCACGTCGGAAACAGCC encodes the following:
- a CDS encoding glutathione peroxidase, encoding MTDIQQIPLKTIKGADASLTDYAGKVVLAVNVASKCGLTPQYEGLEKLYADYKDRGLVVAGFPANDFGAQEPGSNEEIATFCTTNFGVDFPMFEKIVVTGPEKHPLYAALTNAQPEAQGDGAAFREKLQGYGITPNPEPEVLWNFEKFVIGKDGSVVARFAPTTAPDDAALIAVIEGELAK
- a CDS encoding ABC-F family ATP-binding cassette domain-containing protein yields the protein MAAPILSFENLGLSQGTHWLFRNLDIFVGERDRLALIGRNGAGKTTLLKLIAGQIEPDEGNRSVRPGARVIMLEQDPDVSGFATLRDFALAGQFAPPAHEVDAIASQLGTDLNREAATASGGERRRAAIARALASEPDLLLLDEPTNHLDIDAIDWLEGWLSRYNGAFIVISHDRAFLTRLTRQTLWLDRGGIRRNEIGFGGFEEWMEAVYAEEARAAEKLDAKLKIEAHWLERGVTARRKRNQGRLAKLWEMRAQRAAMVGPQGVAKIAVASDDNKTKSVITAEHVTKNFGDRTVIKDFSLRIQRGDRIGIVGGNGAGKTTLLKLLTGELAPDSGQVKQAKSLDMIFIDQQRSLMQPDKRVRDVLAEGGDWIDVRGVRKHVHGYLKEFLFDPSLAEARVGTLSGGERSRLLFAREFARESNLLILDEPTNDLDLETLDLLQEVIADYEGTVLIVSHDRDFLDRTVTVTLGLDGSGTIDVIVGGYADWVAKRQPKNAPRAEKKAAAPPPQKTASTKLSYKDQRDYDLIPQRIEEIEAAIARDEEALADPNLYSRDPKKFDTLTKAIEKARAEKDAAEERWLELAEKAEGLGA
- a CDS encoding VIT1/CCC1 transporter family protein — translated: MEQSATMQDKDMIDGHHAVHYVNRVGWLRAAVLGANDGIVSTASLLTGIAASGAARETILLSGIAALVAGAMSMAAGEYVSVSAQSDTERADLAKEKKALAQQPHVEWEELRDIYAARGLTPDLAGQVATQLMNVDALAAHARDELGISEISTARPIQAALTSAATFSVGAVAPVLAAVASPSHAIMAVAVTSLLCLAVLGYIGARLGGGGIVRAVARVVFWGVFAMLATSGVGKLFGAAI
- a CDS encoding response regulator transcription factor, whose amino-acid sequence is MRLLIVEDEPSLGQQLRNTLEGAGYAVDLATDGEDGHFLGTTESYDAVVLDLGLPTIDGLTVLDRWRKEGRGFPVLVLTARDSWSDKVAGLDAGADDYLAKPFQSEELIARLRALIRRASGNASSELNAGDVRLDTRSGKVTLKGEPVKLTAQEYKLLSYLLHHKGKVVSRTELIEHIYDQDFDRDSNTIEVFVTRIRKKLGADVITTIRGLGYSLDEPGR
- a CDS encoding SIMPL domain-containing protein, with translation MKSTFVLAALGAALPVAAVAQTSVTIAETAPVVTLNITETVEAAPDVATVGTGVQTRAQTAAQAMRDNAVQMDKLIAALVKAGIPKKDIQTSGINLSAQYDYSNRDGQPSGPRFIGYEASNQLSVKLRDIKKVGTLLDTMVEAGATNVNGPSFSIDDPTPMLAQARAAALKSAKAQADFYAQATGYRSARLVSLAESNSGGQPPMPMMVRAQFKADAAPATPVEPGQVGSSVTLTVQYALEK
- a CDS encoding trimeric intracellular cation channel family protein, with translation MLQPAIAFHQIGPVLETLSIVGIFVFAASGALAAARLRLTMVTFAFFALVTGVGGGTVRDLLIGAPVFWVHDAVPAITCMIAALLVWFTPRRLWSERALDWLDAVGLTAFAVYGAAKAMSYGVPPFVAAMMGIVTGCVGGIMRDLLAGEPSILLRPELYVTAAALSSGLFVVLHWWGLDVPVAGLIAALLGFLLRAAAIWRGLGLPHYKA
- a CDS encoding sensor histidine kinase, yielding MIGIAALWISLLLLGGGLALDRVLSDAITRNFDDGMNYVLTAMIASAEIGPDGEVLFNREPADQRFLEPNSGLYYQISGKGHEDWRSRSLWDRALKVQAEHKDDAPHFYDSNQFPGEDLRVMERSIILPGSNTRWMFMVAQAREGLDAQIKTLRSTLFQSFALLALGLIVLATLQTLYGLLPLRKVRHEIVRMRGGEKNRVTEPMPAEVLPMVEELNALLAHNERQAEEARTHAGNLAHALKTPLTVIMNAATAQSPDLGDTVIREATTMRRQVDHHLARARAVGRRGAAQSRAEVWTSLEAVERAVQRLYPDVRIDMDGVKDAAVRVERQDLDEMLGNLVENAAKYGGGSVFATVGRHGAMVEILVEDDGAGIPEVDRTRIFDRGVRLDSGKPGTGLGLAIVRDVAEIYGGSVALEESEDLGGALVRLRLPAA